CGATCCCGCCGAGCGGATGTACTCGCGCAGCACCTGCGCGCCGACATGGATGCTGATGCGCGGTTCGAGCAGCGTCGCGTCCGGCCCGTGCAGCGCAAGCTTCTCCGGGTGGAAACGCGGAATGACCTGGGTCAGGCCCTGCGCTCCCCACACGCTTTCGGCAGTCGGGTTGAATGCCGACTCGACGGAGATCAGCGCCACCAGAAGCAGAGGATCGATCCGGTACTGTGTGGCTGCGGAATAGATGTGCGGAATGTATTGCTCGACCGCAGCACGGGCCACGCGATGACGGCGCGACACCTGGTCGATCAGGGCCTTCTGCTGTGCAGACAGCTTCTGCCCGGACGCCGGCGCCTCGTCACGCGTCATGATGAAGTCGAGCGATGACGGCGCATTTCCACTGGCCGGCTCGATCGCATTGATCAGCGAAAACTCGGGCAGCGACGGCATGATCTGCGGTGTCAGTCCTGCTTCCGATACCCGCATTCCGATGAATACGCTCACCATCACACCGACGGCGAGCAAACCGCCATGGGCGAAATGAACGACGATGGCGAAGACGCCCTTGAAAACCGAATACAGCTTGTTCATGCAGCACTCCTTTCGAACGTCCGCGCGTCGCCTCGCAACGAG
The sequence above is a segment of the Methyloversatilis sp. RAC08 genome. Coding sequences within it:
- a CDS encoding transglycosylase SLT domain-containing protein produces the protein MNKLYSVFKGVFAIVVHFAHGGLLAVGVMVSVFIGMRVSEAGLTPQIMPSLPEFSLINAIEPASGNAPSSLDFIMTRDEAPASGQKLSAQQKALIDQVSRRHRVARAAVEQYIPHIYSAATQYRIDPLLLVALISVESAFNPTAESVWGAQGLTQVIPRFHPEKLALHGPDATLLEPRISIHVGAQVLREYIRSAGSVEGGLQRYVGSIEDPDLVYSNKVLNEYRRLQGLFAPPMQTAQAAI